Genomic window (Subtercola endophyticus):
TGAATGATCGCGACCGGTACGTTCAGGTCAGCCTCGAGCGCCGGGAACGCCGGTAGGTAGAGGTCGATGGTGAACGGCCCGAGGGCGCTGAGCGCGCCGAGAATGACGATGTAGACGGTGCGCTGGCGGCGGGTCAGCGCGTCACCGGGGTGCACAGCGAGAGTCACGGGGTTCCTTGTTCGGTGGGTCTGTGTGCCACGTCGAATCGATTCGAAAGGAGCACATCGAAAAGAGCGAGCAACGGGGAGGGGTTCTGACGGATCGGACTAGAAAGAGGTGCCGGCCGGGTCTGCGAGCAGCTCGGCGAAGGCGAGTTCGGCGGCTCCGATGGTCAGCAGGCGCGAGCGCAGCTGAGCGCGATCGATGCGAACCGAATCCCCCAACGTTCCAAAACTAACGCTTTTCACGGCCGCGCGCAGGCGCTCGGGGTTCGCACCGTAGAGCGAGCCGAGAAACCCGCCGAGAACGAACGATTCGGGGTTGAAGACGCTGATGAAGTTGCCGATGGCGAGCGCCAGAACGTCGAGCTGCCGGTCGACCTCGGCACGAACATCCGGTGTCAGCCGATCGGCCGGCGCGGGCGGGAGCCCAGGCGCGACCGCGGGAGCGAGCGCGGCCGGGTTCGAGCGAGCGGAATCCCGGTCATCCGCCGCGCCCGCGTCGCTCGGCGGCGCAATGGGCACCAGCAGGGCGTCGAGCTCGTCGAGCCCCAGGCTGTCGCGGCCGAGCACCGCGAGCAGGCGCCCGAGGTTGACCTCGGTCTCCAGGCAGCCGATCTTTCCGCAGTGACACCGGATGCCCGTACTGTTCACGAGCGTATGACCCAGTTCGCCGGCGAACCCCTGGGCTCCGCGCAGCATCGAGCCGCCCACCAGCACTCCGCCGCCGATACCGCTGGCGCTGCCGTTGAGGTAGACGAGATCGCTGACTCCGCGGCCGCTGCCGAACAGGCTCTCGGCCACGGTGGCCAGCCCGGCGTCGTTAGCGGCGCGGGCCGGGTACCCCAGGGCATCCGCCATCGGGCGAGCGACCGACTCGTCGTGCCAGTCGAGGTGCGGGGCGAGCAGCACGGTTCCGTCGTTCGAGTTCACCAGGCCCGGAATGGCGATGCCCACGCCGACCACCCGGAACTGCGCCTCGAGCTCGGACTGCATGCCGGCGACGACCGCCGTGACCACGTTGACAGCCTCGCGCACGGTCGGCACGCTCGCCGTCTCGAACCGGATGCGCTTGTGCAACTCGGCGCCGAGCCCCACGACCCCGATCGTGATCGCGTCGACGTCGGGGTTCACCGTGATCGCGACGACCTTCTCGTTCGCGTGCACGATGGGGCTCGGGCGGCCGACGAGCCCGGAATCGTGCGGCTCGGTTTCGTAGGCGAGCCCGAGGTCGCCCAATTCGGTGACGAGCGCGCCGATCGTCGAGCGGTTCAGGCCCGAGAGGCGGGTCAGCTGGGCACGGGTCTGGGCGCCGCCGTGGTGCAGCATCGTCAGGATGGTCGAGAGGTTGTGGCGGCGGGTCTGGTCGTTGCTGTTGCC
Coding sequences:
- a CDS encoding ROK family protein, yielding MTLARSSSAGAASPGIAAEAMPRPSAPRPLAAGVGNSNDQTRRHNLSTILTMLHHGGAQTRAQLTRLSGLNRSTIGALVTELGDLGLAYETEPHDSGLVGRPSPIVHANEKVVAITVNPDVDAITIGVVGLGAELHKRIRFETASVPTVREAVNVVTAVVAGMQSELEAQFRVVGVGIAIPGLVNSNDGTVLLAPHLDWHDESVARPMADALGYPARAANDAGLATVAESLFGSGRGVSDLVYLNGSASGIGGGVLVGGSMLRGAQGFAGELGHTLVNSTGIRCHCGKIGCLETEVNLGRLLAVLGRDSLGLDELDALLVPIAPPSDAGAADDRDSARSNPAALAPAVAPGLPPAPADRLTPDVRAEVDRQLDVLALAIGNFISVFNPESFVLGGFLGSLYGANPERLRAAVKSVSFGTLGDSVRIDRAQLRSRLLTIGAAELAFAELLADPAGTSF